The Mytilus edulis chromosome 5, xbMytEdul2.2, whole genome shotgun sequence genomic interval tgtctattcgaaatagcataaaaaatgtggtgcacacttgcaccacatttttgatgttatttcttcatagacagaaaaaatattacagtcattccttaaataatacattttatgtCTGATATTGTTTGATAGATTTTTGTGTGTTGATCAGATATccaatcaaaacatttactataATTTTAAGATATCTTGCACTGTTTGGATAATACCTGGACATAAGTCTTCAGCTTTTGTAAGGTGTGAGTTTTTATCCTTCAATGTTCCTTTAAGTGTCTTTGTCTCTGTCCATTTGTGAATTTCTTTCTTTCTAGTCGATTCAATATTGATAACAAGCACATAATTTTCATTGAACTAACGCCTATTCAATATCTTGATTGTACAATTGTGAATTTATTACTCTGTAACAGTTTTAAATAAACCAACAAATTTTACCATTACTTTAATAAGCTTCTTTACTCTGCAGAAATCGTGTAGCATTTTCCATAAGAATTATATGGCTAGCAATCATACGACTTTTACAACTGAACAGTAAGTTCTActgctgtggattcatttatttttgtgggtctcaattttcgtggattgaggaaaaccagcattttcgtggatatttgatttcaaggttttgccaatctctgtatacaaagcctatagaGAATTTGTTATTCGCTTAACATTTGATTTCTTGGCTCACCtttacccacgaaaattggtatccaacaataTAATAATATTACAGTATACTAATTTTGCTAGTGTTAAAAAATTTCACTAGCAGGTTATGACCTATTACATTAAGTTTACTCACCTGTTTGTCGGTGAATTCACTACTTCCTGTCAACATGGAAACTTCAACATCACATAAACTTTGGATTATTGactgaaaaattaaattttagcttaaacaattaaaaataaagaaaggaaAATAACTATTAATTTCAAACTGTGTTCAAAACAACAACCTTTTAACCACAactaacaatataaaaagaagatgcggtgtgattgccaatgagacaactattcaaaCGAGACCAAATGAACTTTGTTTGTCCTACATTGAAGGGAAGTCTATCCCTgagggaaggggggggggggggtaggagggtcctgatcctgaaatcccgggcttaaaaacacgaaatcccgatgtcccgaatttaaataaagttaaatcccGTATCCcgaaagttgaaaaaaaatattcccggaTCTCAAAGGGGTAAATCCCGAAATCTCGAGCTTAAAAACATCTGATCCCGGAGTTctgataaaggtcctattccCCCTCATCCCTCCACAAAACCAATTTCATCCAAATTGTATTTTTGAAGAACATTAGAACTGAGAATACACTtcaaaataaatgtcaataaaagtTGACCTCCAAATGTATGGAGAGCCATGGAGCCAAATAACTTGCATCACTTTATCAAACAAGCAccacttaaaataaaaagaaatataacaaacattCCATACAGACTCTATCCTGGTGTACAAAGTTTTGGTTGTATTTTCAGTTCTATATTTCAAAATTCTGCTTTATATTATCTATCTGTAATGTTcggtttttttcttcatattcttCATTAATCATGGCTTCTTTCATTTTCAATTGctctttttttttgaattttttgttttcaaaattgttttaattcCTTCATCTGATTCTATGTATTATTTAAGCCTGGCGGATAACTTGGAACCAGTTAATAGATAAAAGATGTACTACAGATCCTGACTATGCGATTTTCGCTTATgtcatatttttgtcaataaattTATAGTTGGCACAAAACACGCATTAGGCCTGATTTGAAAAATGCAAAAACTTTGTTTTCCCTAtctttataaataagaagatgtggtatgagtgccaatcagacaactctccttccaagccACAATGTATAGAAAGTAAaaagttataggtcaaagtacaaccttcaacatggagccttggctcacacagaacagaaagctataaaggacgccaaaatgactagtgtaaaacaattcaaactggaaaacccacggtctaatctatattactGATTATATCTTtaacaataaattgaaaaaaatttcatatattaaaaCAGGAAAAGGGGAAAGACAATCCaaggtaaatttagaaaaaaaggaagacacatttgttttttgttgatttaaTATGTAGAATAAATCGTAATTAGGGAGGAAATAACATGTCCTGTTTGAAGGATGTAAAAaaacttgtattatttaaaaaaaatacatagtttTGATCAGAGACATTTTTGCTTTTGACGTAGCAATAGTGCTCTGATACATTCAGGTTTTACAACATTTAAAAGAGGCTTGTTGTATTGGTGATGATACATAAATCAATCATTTACCTGATTACCTGTGTAGATCACATGACCAAATAAGCGACAAATTGAACCAGAGAGTGTTTACCTGTAGCAGTGGCACGAAAAAAGAAAtaagttgaaaccaaaattttacTGAATTCAATTAGCCCGAAATGTTAATCAGAATGAGAAATGTGTTATCTGCAGTGGTTCTTTCGTCAATATTTTGCTCAGGTGAGtattttcaattactttttttcCTGAAACAGCGTGGCAAAACCAAAGTgtccaaattaaaacataacataGATGAGATCTCTCATCCAAAGTCACACCCATATGTGATAGTACTTggacaaataaaatattcatgtatTAGTCCCCAATTCTTTAACAAGTTGTATGGAGAGATGGCCTTGTCATACTTATACATGTTCTTAATGTATTTAattaaaaatctcatttttttttctacagttTTTGCTGCAAGACCAGAAATAGTGGATGATATTTTACCAGAGGTTAAAAAACAAGGTCAAACAGCATATCtgaattgttctattataaatttaCAGTCTCCAGCACAGGTACATCTACATATAATCTCCTAGTAAGATTGCAAAACTTATCCAAAAATAAACATGGGGTTTCTATacctatagtataagttttatagaAATTTGGCAAGAATTGTAGGTGTGAGAGCACTTACAAGATTGGACTGATGGATACACGGACAGATGTTTCCCGAAATGCGTTATGCAGGGGACATAAAAATAGTCATGGTAGATATGATTGATGGTCAAGGACTATAAAATTTACTATTAAGAATACTAAAAATTTAGCTAGCTAGGCCAGTTCAATATCTTTttctagtacatgtacatgttatttgtctgtttaaaatgaaaatagcactaattgaaaaaaacaaaccaatTTGAACTTTACCAAACATTGCATATTCAGTCGGGCCCAAACATTGCATATTCAGTCGGGCCCAAACATTGCATATTCAGTCCGGCCCAAACATTGCATATTCAGTCCGGCCCAAACATTGTGGTTGGAGAGGAGAGATTcatcatttaatttaaaacttttgaattattttgataCAGATATAATACTTTTATCCATTCTAATAAACAGTATCTTATGTTTAAACAGGTACAATGGATTAAACTGACCACACCATCTGGACTTCCTAAACACATTTCCTCAGATGAAACTGTTCTTATTGATGAAGTTGTTGAAGGACAAAGGAAATATGATGTAGTGAAATACAGATCAAACGATAGCGACATATACCAACTGATAGTAAGATCATTAACGGAGACAGATGAAGGGAATTATACATGTCAGATTTATCTTCCAAATCAGAATTACACAGAATGGCCTCGGGAGTCTGGGAGTTTAACTGTGCAAAGTAAGTTGTAACAGGTGATTAAAGTTTACCATGACATAGATTGACATCCTTTTAACCCACACATGTAAACtttgttaaaataaacaattatattttttttgtcagttacatgtatcatgtgtaatgtgaaaaaaggagatgtggtacatgtatgattgtcAGTGAGACAGCAGAGaccaattcaaatgcatttttcTGACTTAAAAGCTTGAGGAAACACTTGGCCTCAACCTTTGTAAATGTTTCGTTGTATGtgaaatatttacattaaaactgAAGCTCAGATGGCACAGAATTTTTTAATCatttcattgtaaaaaaaatcaacaacaaaaatcttAAATTGACAATGATTTTTGTCTTAACAAATTTTCCAGTTGCTCCTACTATAAAAGCTGATAGCACAAGTGCTGCCAGTATAACTGTCCAGGAAAATCAAAATATCACACTGACCTGTGAAGCTAATGGAAATCCTGCTCCCAATATTACGTGGAAAAGAGGAGATGGATTCCCACTACCTAATGGTGGATTCCAGCAAATGGtaaggaaaaacaaaaaatatattgctTCTGATGTCTGCTGCATTGACCATGTAAATTAGTTTATTCTAggtctgttttatttcatattgtaggttgaaaataaaattgagaatgaaatagATTTTGAAAATGCATAACTTTGCCTTATAAGTactggaaaaaaaagttggcaCAAGACAGGATGAAAGTAAATGTTCTGCACTATAAAACGCAGGATGCAAATGTGTACAAAAGTACCAATAAATTTTTTCATGTGgaacagatgaaaaaaaaatgataaatctgaaaaaaatcctCCTGACGGCACCCCATCCAGAGCACCAGCTGGTCTTTCCCTACACATTTAAAACAAGAGGATAAAAGAATAGTTAGCACATTTACCAGATCTGCTTCAGTAGTATTGAATTTATGCATCAAACTAtaactataaatataattaatcaCTTTTAGGGTGGTACCTACAACATAAACCAAATTCAGGCTACAGATCGTGGACAGTTTATTTGCATCGCTGATAATAATATTAAACCACCAGCATCCTACAGAGTACAGCTTGAAGTCAGGTTTGCTCCTTACTGTACAGCTGTCCGGGATAGAGTGGGTCAGGCACAAAATCAGAGGTTTCATGCAAAGTTGGAGTGCTTGGTAGCAGGTAAGCTTTCAGAAGTGAATCTACCATAGCTATTCATTTGGCTACCGATTATGTTGATAGTGGGGAAATTATTAATTTCAAGTtctcttttatgtatttttcttacTGTTAAAAAATTTCTGTGTTTACCTACTGTTACAAATCAAAACATgttcctttatttttatatactttcAAAATTGAATGTCTCAGCAGAATCTATATCATGTTTATTAGAATTAAGACCTCATTGAACCTTTAAATTCTTGGTTCATCTTTACCCATGAATTCCACAAAAATAGGTATCccaagaataataatgaatcacaGAATACTTTATACACATACTAGTATAAATATTGAcctttattttaaattgatttttctactgtcaTCGGAAATTTCAAGGATAATATGCCATTATTGTGGttcatatatgtatatttttatactAAGCTAATCCTAGATCAGAAGTTGTATGGTATAAAGAAAACAAAGCAACACCAGAAAAAGAACAAATTCAGGATAATGACAAATACAAATTAGAACAACAAGATGATCAGAGATTGAAAGCTGATGAAAAATGGTacactcttgaaataaaaaatgtacaaGGAAATGATTATGGAGATTATTATTGTACAGGCAAAAACAAATATGGAGAAGGTCAAGCTCAATTTCAACTTTTTGGTATGTATATTATGTATCATAAGCTGTCATTGTTCTGCTTTTGGTCATTACCTAGGAAATGTTGAGTGTGTGTGTTTTGTCCATCATAGATATTTATTATGCATattcttaaatttgaaaatagtgTAAAGGACAGTATTCTATTAGGGCCTTGTTTATCTTTACTTTGAATTTTGGAGAGTAAAgatcagggtttcccctgggtcaatttcATTTTTCTCCACCTCATTcgccaaaaaatatatttttgtcgcTCTAATTTAT includes:
- the LOC139525533 gene encoding lachesin-like, whose protein sequence is MLIRMRNVLSAVVLSSIFCSVFAARPEIVDDILPEVKKQGQTAYLNCSIINLQSPAQVQWIKLTTPSGLPKHISSDETVLIDEVVEGQRKYDVVKYRSNDSDIYQLIVRSLTETDEGNYTCQIYLPNQNYTEWPRESGSLTVQIAPTIKADSTSAASITVQENQNITLTCEANGNPAPNITWKRGDGFPLPNGGFQQMGGTYNINQIQATDRGQFICIADNNIKPPASYRVQLEVRFAPYCTAVRDRVGQAQNQRFHAKLECLVAANPRSEVVWYKENKATPEKEQIQDNDKYKLEQQDDQRLKADEKWYTLEIKNVQGNDYGDYYCTGKNKYGEGQAQFQLFETMECQGHYCPSVIAGKAPSTYQVSMVTFMIGLIISFSINKCLQR